In Dama dama isolate Ldn47 chromosome 20, ASM3311817v1, whole genome shotgun sequence, a single window of DNA contains:
- the CMPK1 gene encoding UMP-CMP kinase isoform X1, with product MLSRCGRRLLHVLGLSFPLLTGRPLFLFPHRFMKPQVVFVLGGPGAGKGTQCARIVEKYGYTHLSAGELLRDERKNPDSQYGELIEKYIKDGKIVPVEITISLLRREMDQTMAANAQKNKFLIDGFPRNQDNLQGWNKTMDGKADVSFVLFFDCNNEICIERCLERGKSSGRSDDNRESLEKRIQTYLQSTKPIIDLYEEMGKVKKIDASKSVDEVFDEVVKIFDKEG from the exons ATGCTTAGCCGCTGCGGCCGCCGGCTGCTGCACGTCCTAGGCCTTAGCTTTCCGCTGCTGACCGGCCGGCCACTTTTCCTCTTCCCGCATCGCTTCATGAAGCCGCAGGTCGTGTTCGTTCTCGGCGGTCCCGGCGCCGGCAAGGGGACCCAGTGCGCCCGCATCGTTGAG aaatatgGCTACACACACCTTTCTGCAGGAGAACTTCTCCGTGATGAAAGGAAAAACCCAGATTCACAATATGGTGAACTAATTGAAAAGTACATTAAAGATGGAAAGATTGTGCCAGTTGAGATAACCATCAGTTTGTTAAGGAGG GAAATGGATCAGACAATGGCAGCCAATGCTCAGAAGAATAAATTCTTGATTGATGGGTTTCCAAGAAATCAGGACAACCTTCAAGGCTGGAACAAGACCATGGATGGGAAAGCTGAtgtatcttttgttttgttttttgactgtaATAATGAG atCTGTATTGAACGATGTCTTGAGAGGGGAAAAAGTAGTGGTAGAAGTGATGACAACAGAGAGAGCTTGGAAAAGAG AATTCAAACCTATCTTCAGTCAACAAAGCCAATTATTGACTTGTATGAAGAAATGGGGAAAGTCAAGAAAATAGATGCTTCTAAATCTGTTGATGAA gttttTGATGAAGTTGTGaagatttttgacaaagaaggctAA
- the CMPK1 gene encoding UMP-CMP kinase isoform X2 has protein sequence MLSRCGRRLLHVLGLSFPLLTGRPLFLFPHRFMKPQVVFVLGGPGAGKGTQCARIVEEMDQTMAANAQKNKFLIDGFPRNQDNLQGWNKTMDGKADVSFVLFFDCNNEICIERCLERGKSSGRSDDNRESLEKRIQTYLQSTKPIIDLYEEMGKVKKIDASKSVDEVFDEVVKIFDKEG, from the exons ATGCTTAGCCGCTGCGGCCGCCGGCTGCTGCACGTCCTAGGCCTTAGCTTTCCGCTGCTGACCGGCCGGCCACTTTTCCTCTTCCCGCATCGCTTCATGAAGCCGCAGGTCGTGTTCGTTCTCGGCGGTCCCGGCGCCGGCAAGGGGACCCAGTGCGCCCGCATCGTTGAG GAAATGGATCAGACAATGGCAGCCAATGCTCAGAAGAATAAATTCTTGATTGATGGGTTTCCAAGAAATCAGGACAACCTTCAAGGCTGGAACAAGACCATGGATGGGAAAGCTGAtgtatcttttgttttgttttttgactgtaATAATGAG atCTGTATTGAACGATGTCTTGAGAGGGGAAAAAGTAGTGGTAGAAGTGATGACAACAGAGAGAGCTTGGAAAAGAG AATTCAAACCTATCTTCAGTCAACAAAGCCAATTATTGACTTGTATGAAGAAATGGGGAAAGTCAAGAAAATAGATGCTTCTAAATCTGTTGATGAA gttttTGATGAAGTTGTGaagatttttgacaaagaaggctAA